One stretch of Malus domestica chromosome 14, GDT2T_hap1 DNA includes these proteins:
- the LOC103453872 gene encoding protein SWEETIE isoform X2: MAKKYVTTENAPLSQFGVLVAQLESIVASASHKPQEPLLCFDLLSDLISAINEEPKESILLWQRRCEDALYSLLTLGARRPVRHLASVAMARVISKGDGISIYSRASSLQGFLSDGRRNEPQKVAGAAQCLGELYRHFGRRITSGLLETTIIATKLFKFNEEFVRQEALYMLQNALEGSGGNAAASAYTEAFRLIMRFAVGDKSFLVRIAAARCLKAFAIIGGPGLGVGELDSSASYCVKALEDPVSSVRDAFAEALGSLLALGMNPHAQVQPRGKGPFPPAKKLEGGLHRHLALPFTKVGARSKDVRVGITLSWVFFLQAIRLKYMHPDSELQNYAIQVMEMLCSDNSVDAHALACVLYILRVGVTDQMAEPTQRSFLGFLGNQLMSLDASPSMKIAALRTASYTLKTLGEVPVDFKEVLDNTVVAAVSHSSQLVRIEAALTLRALAEVDPTCVGGLISYGVTMLNALRENVAYEKGSTLQLELDSLHGQATVLAALVSISPKLPLGFPARLPRSILEVSKKMLNESSRNPMAATIEKEAGWLLLSSLLASMPKEELEDQVFDILSLWASLFTGNPDDETNQTGDLTSRIRMWSAAVDALTAFLRCFLSPNDGNNGIFLQPVLVYLSRALSYISLIAAKQLPNVKPALDIFIIRTLIAYQSLPDPTAYKNDHPMVLQICTSPFIEASGCEESTCLRFLLDKRDAWLGPWIPGRDWFEDELRAFQGGKNGLIPCVWENEVCSFPQPEPVNKTLVNQMLLCFGVLFASQDSGGMLSLLGMIEQCLKAGKKQPWHAASITNICVGLLSGFKALLSLRPQPLSLEILNSAQAIFQSILAEGDICPSQRRASSECLGLLARLGNDIFTARMTRSLLGDLTGATDSNYAGSIAFALGCIHRSAGGMALSTLVPSTVSSISLLSKSSIAGLQIWSLHGLLLTIEAAGLSFVSQVQATLGLALEILLSEENGWVALQQGVGRLINAIVAVLGPELAPGSIFFSRCQSVVSEISSGQETATMLESVRFTQQLVLFAPQAVSVHTHVQTLLPTLASRQPALRHLAVSTLRHLIEKDPVSIVVEQIEERLFHMLDEETDSEIGDLVRTTIMRLLYASCPSCPSQWISICRNVILATSTRRNADSSSSLENESSKGTEGDLSVNFGEDDENMVSSTTGVLHGILNRDKHLRYRTRVFAAECLSYLPRAVGKNPAHFDLCTARSQPTNRLASSDWLVLHIQELIALAYQISTIQLENMQPIGVGLLSTITDKFEKTPDPELPGHLLLEQYQAQLVSAVRTALDSSSGPILLEAGFQLATKILTSGIIKGDQIAVKRVYSLISRPLNEFKDLYYPSFAEWVSCKIKIRLLAAHASLKCYTYAFLTRHHIGVPDEYLALLPLFSKSSSMLGKYWISVLKDYSYVFLCLHLKTKWNPFLDGIQSPLVSSKLQPCLEESWPVILQAIALDAVPVNIEENEYSNSTTQNISSNNLLSGHGMVKLESEEYQFLWGFALLVLFQGQYSTLGELKSPLYFIKASNGGDSASEELSFPGIKLYEIALPVFQFLSTKRFASAGFLTLDICRELLQVFSYSMCMDNSWDSLSASVISQIVKNCPESFYEVDNFAYLAMELCLAYLYKVFQGKAISLDKPSEDLISTLFITAETLVNCFQPKTQLVSAALAFLLIGYKGIREASTEFYFSKVDKFFKCTSLLLKRFIDDKSGVGEDGLLHMQKLLGTCLNVMTDLTEDCIKSIHLQENKRSDLHILLQRKLAFSIEQTISFAKLGYEMDYLDENRDGDSVYYPMFKYCTKCVQTVLSDSNVQVQSIGLQLLKSLVQKTPNAEGNNFLMLFVGELTADFFVIIQNALKKPVTEKSATVAGECLRLLVVLQTLSKPSECQRGFMNLLLEAVVVVFKASEEGSSLEVNTLRSTAVRLVSHLAQLPSSAVHFKDVLLSMPVTHRQQLQGFIRASVTQEHNATELKPTTPSLEIKLPVPKEASKEKPLPSATTAHSVSDEQEIEEEEEDEDDWDAFQSFPAALNAAESEPKVESRVEEPDLEVNTQSDCTHGESILQPPNNVDAVNDTDHHEAGEREVILDAPDGLKSPQGNPPTNNTEAEEPRDLQTNSGIIGPNDDRHLMRDEEVVSRQEGRAAGLNQVTTEHLASELDHPSEDAEASVEMNLGHHVQEKKEKRDDKAGQVSSDPLPLDEEVCDKREDKEEAASEKSRLEQSG; this comes from the exons ATGGCGAAGAAGTATGTGACAACAGAGAATGCGCCCCTCTCTCAGTTCGGTGTATTGGTAGCGCAATTGGAGTCCATAGTCGCCTCAGCATCCCATAAGCCTCAGGAGCCACTTCTATGTTTCGATCTCCTCTCCGATCTCATATCCGCCATTAACGAAGAGCCCAAG gaatccattttgttgtggcaaAGGAGATGCGAGGACGCATTATATTCCTTGCTTACTCTTGGTGCTCGGCGACCTGTCCGCCATCTGGCTTCAGTTGCTATGGCGAGGGTTATATCTAAGGGAGATGGCATTTCCATATACTCTCGAGCAAGCAGTCTCCAAGGCTTTCTTTCTGATGGAAGGAGGAATGAACCACAAAAAGTTGCTG GTGCTGCACAGTGCTTAGGAGAATTATATAGACATTTTGGGAGGCGAATCACATCGGGTTTACTTGAAACGACTATCATTGCCACGAAACTTTTCAAGTTTAATGAG GAATTTGTGAGACAAGAAGCTTTATACATGCTTCAAAATGCTTTGGAAGGCTCTGGTGGAAACGCAGCGGCTTCAGCATATACAGAGGCATTTCGTCTCATCATGCGGTTTGCAGTTGGTGATAAATCATTTCTTGTtagaattgctgctgcaagatgtCTGAAGGCATTTGCCATTATTGGAGGACCTGGTCTAGGGGTGGGAGAGCTAGACAGTTCAGCTTCTTATTGTGTCAAG GCCCTTGAGGATCCTGTTTCTTCTGTCCGTGATGCATTTGCTGAAGCATTGGGTTCGTTGCTTGCTCTTGGAATGAATCCTCATGCACAG GTtcaaccaagggggaaaggaccTTTCCCTCCAGCAAAGAAACTGGAAGGTGGTTTGCATAGACATTTAGCTTTGCCTTTCACAAAAG TTGGAGCTCGGTCAAAGGACGTGCGAGTTGGCATAACCTTGTCTTGGGTATTCTTTTTACAG GCGATTCGTCTAAAATACATGCATCCAGATAGTGAGCTACAAAACTATGCAATTCAGGTTATGGAAATGCTTTGTTCCGATAATTCTGTTGATGCCCATGCACTG GCTTGTGTGCTCTATATCCTTCGTGTTGGTGTTACTGATCAAATGGCAGAGCCTACGCAAAGgagttttttgggttttcttggGAATCAG CTTATGTCTCTAGATGCCAGTCCTTCCATGAAAATTGCCGCCCTACGTACTGCATCATATACCCTGAAAACGCTGGGAGAG GTTCCAGTTGATTTCAAGGAAGTTCTTGACAACACTGTTGTTGCAGCAGTATCTCATTCTTCACAACTT GTTCGAATTGAGGCTGCTTTGACATTACGTGCCCTGGCTGAGGTTGATCCCACCTGTGTTGGTGGTTTAATTTCTTATGGAGTGACCATGCTAAATGCTTTGAGAGAAAATGTGGCATATGAGAAG GGGAGCACTTTGCAATTAGAGCTTGATTCTTTGCATGGACAGGCTACTGTCTTGGCAGCTCTGGTGTCCATTTCCCCAAAATTACCTCTCGGTTTTCCTGCCAG ATTGCCCAGGTCAATCCTTGAAGTTTCAAAGAAGATGTTGAATGAATCTAGTCGGAACCCTATGGCAGCTACAATTGAAAAAGAAGCTGGTTGGTTACTTTTGTCATCCCTGTTAGCTTCTATGCCAAAGGAG GAACTTGAAGACCAGGTTTTTGATATTCTTTCCTTGTGGGCTTCCCTCTTTACTGGAAATCCAGATGATGAAACCAACCAAACTGGAGATTTGACGAGTAGGATACG CATGTGGTCTGCTGCAGTTGATGCACTTACTGCATTTTTAAGATGCTTTCTTTCTCCTAATGATGGGAATAACGGGATTTTCCTTCAACCTGTACTTGTATACCTGAGTAG GGCTTTATCGTATATATCGCTGATAGCAGCCAAGCAACTGCCAAATGTGAAGCCTGCTTTGGATATATTTATCATCCGGACATTAATAGCTTACCAGTCTCTTCCTGATCCAACAGCATATAAGAATGACCACCCCATGGTCCTTCAAATTTGCACAAGCCCATTCAT AGAGGCTTCTGGATGTGAAGAAAGTACATGCTTGAGGTTTCTGTTAGACAAAAGAGATGCATGGTTGGGTCCCTGGATTCCTGGAAG AGATTGGTTTGAAGATGAACTTCGTGCTTTTCAAGGTGGCAAAAACGGCCTTATTCCTTGTGTCTGGGAGAATGAAGTTTGTAGCTTTCCTCAG CCGGAACCAGTAAACAAGACATTGGTGAACCAGATGCTCCTCTGCTTTGGCGTCTTGTTTGCCTCTCAG GATAGTGGGGGGATGCTGTCACTTCTTGGAATGATTGAGCAGTGCCTGAAAGCTGGAAAAAAGCAACCATGGCATGCAGCGAGCATAACCAATATATGTGTGGGGTTACTTTCTGGATTTAAG GCTTTGCTTTCCTTGCGTCCCCAGCCATTATCACTTGAGATACTAAATTCCGCACAGGCGATATTTCAG AGCATTCTGGCAGAGGGAGACATCTGTCCATCACAACGTAGGGCTTCATCAGAATGTCTTGGTCTTTTAGCTCGTCTTGGAAACGATATCTTTACAGCAAGAATG ACTAGATCTCTGCTTGGTGACCTAACTGGGGCAACAGATTCAAACTATGCTGGATCAATTGCTTTTGCTCTTGGCTGCATTCATCGCAG TGCAGGAGGCATGGCATTGTCAACTTTAGTGCCTTCAACTGTGAGCTCAATCTCGTTGCTTTCTAAAAGTTCAATAGCTGGTTTACAGATATGGTCTTTGCATGGGCTTCTGTTGACCATTGAAGCTGCTGGCTTGTCCTTTGTATCTCAAGTCCAG GCAACACTAGGTCTTGCTCTGGAAATTCTTTTGTCCGAAGAGAATGGATGGGTTGCACTTCAGCAAGGTGTTGGTCGTCTTATAAATGCTATTGTTGCTGTTCTTGGTCCTGAACTTGCCCCTGGCAGTATTTTCTTTTCACGTTGCCag tcTGTTGTTTCAGAGATAAGCTCTGGGCAAGAAACAGCAACGATGCTCGA GAGTGTACGCTTTACCCAGCAACTTGTTCTTTTTGCACCACAAGCTGTTTCCGTGCACACCCATGTGCAAACTCTTCTACCTACTTTGGCCTCAAGACAG CCAGCATTAAGGCATCTAGCTGTTTCCACTCTACGACATCTGATTGAAAAAGATCCA GTCTCCATTGTTGTTGAGCAAATAGAGGAGAGGTTATTTCACATGCTGGATGAAGAAACAGATTCTGA GATAGGGGATCTGGTGCGCACCACAATCATGCGATTGCTCTATGCATCATGCCCTTCCTGTCCATCTCAGTGGATATCAATTTGTCGTAATGTG ATTCTTGCCACATCAACGCGAAGAAATGCTGATAGTAGTAGCAGCTTAGAAAATGAATCTTCAAAGGGTACAGAGGGTGACctaagtgtaaattttggagaAGACGATGAGAACATGGTTTCTAGCACCACAGGTGTGCTCCATGGTATTCTGAACAGAGATAAACACCTCAGATACCGAACCAGAGTTTTTGCTGCTGA GTGTTTGAGTTACCTACCTAGAGCTGTTGGAAAGAATCCGGCTCATTTTGATCTCTGTACTGCTAGGAGCCAACCTACTAATAGACTGGCCTCTAGTGATTGGCTCGTCCTCCATATACAAGAACTTATAGCTCTTGCATACCAG ATAAGCACGATCCAGTTGGAAAACATGCAGCCAATTGGTGTGGGGCTTCTGAGTACCATTACAGATAAG TTTGAAAAGACACCTGACCCGGAGCTTCCAGGGCACCTTCTACTAGAACAGTATCAG GCCCAACTCGTATCTGCTGTCCGCACTGCCTTAGACTCGTCCTCTGGCCCTATTCTATTGGAAGCAGGCTTCCAGCTCGCTACGAAG ATATTGACTAGTGGAATAATTAAGGGCGATCAAATTGCTGTTAAACGCGtatattcattaatttcacgACCATTGAATGAATTTAAGGACCTGTATTATCCTTCATTTGCAGAATGGGTCTCATGCAAG ATCAAGATAAGACTTCTTGCTGCTCATGCCTCTCTCAAATGTTATACATATGCATTCTTGACGAGACACCATATTGGGGTTCCCGATGAATATCTAGCATTGTTACCATTATTTTCAAAGAGTTCAAGTATGCTTGGGAAGTACTGGATTAGTGTTTTGAAGGATTACAGTTATGTATTCTTGTGCTTGCATCTCAAGACAAAG TGGAATCCATTTCTTGATGGAATTCAGTCACCTCTGGTATCATCAAAGTTGCAACCTTGCTTAGAAGAATCGTGGCCAGTAATATTGCAGGCAATTGCATTGGATGCAGTTCCTGTGAATATTGAAGAGAACGAGTATTCAAACTCCACTACTCAAAATATATCAAGCAATAACTTATTGTCTGGACATGGCATGGTTAAATTGGAATCCGAAGAATATCAATTTCTTTGGGGATTTGCTCTACTTGTCTTATTTCAGGGCCAATATTCTACCCTTGGTGAACTGAAAAGTCCACTTTATTTCATTAAAGCTAGTAACGGTGGAGATTCAGCTAGTGAAGAGTTATCTTTCCCAGGAATTAAGTTATATGAAATTGCATTGCCGGTTTTCCAGTTTCTGTCGACCAAAAGGTTTGCCAGTGCGGGATTTCTCACTCTGGACATATGCAGAGAACTGCTACAG GTTTTCTCATATTCTATGTGCATGGATAATTCCTGGGATAGTCTTTCAGCGTCTGTTATATCACAG ATTGTGAAGAACTGCCCTGAATCTTTTTATGAAGTGGACAACTTTGCTTATTTGGCAATGGAACTTTGTTTGGCTTATCTTTACAAAGTATTTCAAGG TAAGGCAATTTCTCTGGACAAACCGTCAGAGGATTTGATATCCACATTATTTATCACTGCAGAAACACTTGTAAACTGTTTTCAACCAAAG ACACAACTAGTCTCTGCGGCATTGGCGTTTCTTTTAATTGGTTACAAGGGAATCAGAGAAGCCTCGACTGAGTTTTATTTCTCCAAGGTGGACAAATTTTTCAAGTGCACAAGTCTATTATTGAAAAGATTTATTGATG ATAAATCCGGTGTTGGTGAAGATGGTCTTCTTCATATGCAAAAGTTATTGGGAACTTGTCTGAATGTGATGACTGATTTGACCGAGGATTGCATTAAGTCCATTCATCTGCAGGAAAATAAGAGATCCGACTTGCACATACTACTGCAAAGAAAGCTTGCTTTCTCTATTGAACAAACTATATCATTTGCCAAGTTGGGTTATGAAATGGATTATCTTGATGAGAATAGAGATGGTGACTCCGTCTATTATCCTATGTTTAAATACTGCACAAAATGTGTTCAAACTGTACTTAGCGATTCAAATGTTCAG GTTCAATCAATTGGGTTACAATTGCTAAAAAGTTTGGTACAGAAAACCCCAAATGCGGAAGGCAACAATTTTTTAATGCTTTTTGTTGGGGAGCTTACAGCagatttttttgtgataatccAGAATGCTTTAAAG AAACCTGTAACTGAAAAATCAGCAACTGTTGCTGGCGAATGCTTAAGACTCTTAGTAGTGCTGCAAACACTTTCAAAACCTAGTGAATGCCAGAGAGGTTTTATGAATTTACTCCTGGAAGCCGTAGTCGTGGTTTTCAAGGCTTCAGAGGAAGGTTCTTCACTG GAAGTCAATACATTAAGAAGCACTGCTGTAAGGCTTGTTTCTCATCTTGCTCAGCTTCCTTCCTCAGCAGTTCACTTCAAGGATGTATTGCTGTCTATGCCTGTAACACATCGACAGCAACTACAG GGGTTCATCCGTGCGTCTGTGACTCAAGAGCATAATGCAACAGAGCTGAAGCCCACAACTCCGTCCTTAGAGATAAAATTACCGGTTCCAAAAGAGGCAAGCAAAGAGAAACCTCTGCCATCAGCCACCACAGCGCATTCTGTTTCTGATGAAcaagaaatcgaagaggaagaagaggatgaAGATGATTGGGATGCTTTCCAGTCTTTTCCTGCCGCTTTAAATGCAGCTGAAAGTGAACCGAAAGTAGAAAGCAGAGTGGAAGAACCTGACTTGGAAGTGAATACGCAGAGTGATTGCACTCATGGAGAATCTATTCTGCAACCTCCCAACAACGTGGATGCAGTCAACGATACAGACCATCACGAGGCTGGTGAAAGGGAGGTGATATTAGATGCCCCTGATGGCCTAAAATCCCCACAGGGTAACCCACCAACCAACAATACTGAGGCAGAAGAACCCCGTGATCTCCAAACTAATAGCGGTATTATCGGGCCAAACGATGATCGGCATTTGATGAGAGACGAGGAAGTGGTTTCCAGACAAGAAGGAAGGGCAGCAGGGTTGAACCAAGTGACGACTGAGCATTTGGCATCTGAACTTGATCATCCTAGTGAAGATGCTGAAGCATCAGTTGAGATGAATTTAGGGCATCATGTGCAGGAGAAAAAAGAGAAGCGTGATGATAAAGCAGGGCAGGTATCATCAGATCCTCTGCCACTTGATGAGGAAGTATGTGATAAAAGAGAAGACAAGGAAGAAGCAGCTTCCGAAAAGTCTCGCCTCGAGCAGTCTGGTTAA